The Maylandia zebra isolate NMK-2024a linkage group LG7, Mzebra_GT3a, whole genome shotgun sequence genome contains a region encoding:
- the pdcl gene encoding phosducin-like protein, translated as MTTLDDKILGEKLQYYYSSSEDEGSDNDDEDGENKTIRDAEVTEPEIDYSADGSAVNTGPKGVINDWRKYKQLEVEQKQEQKKEMERLIKKLSMTCRSNLDQEKDQEKQKALQEKIQGKMTMQEYNMLQEEEDDEEFLQHYRMQRIEEMRRQLCRGKRFEQVYELNSGEEFLEALDKEDKSTLVMIHIYEPDVPGCEAMSGSLMCLAQEYPLVKFCSVRSSAISTSALFRDSALPALLVYKAGDLIGNFVRLTDQLGEDFFAVDLEALLREYGLLPEKPPVIPKMVRNGAIIQSTVSDEDSDLDID; from the exons ATGACTACTCTGGATGACAAGATCCtgggagagaagctgcagtaTTACTACAGCAGCAGTGAGGATGAAGGCAGCGACAATGATGATGAGGATGGGGAGAACAAGACCATTAGGGATGCTGAAGTCACGGAACCCGAGATAGACTACAGCGCAGATGGAAGTGCTGTGAACACAG GGCCCAAGGGTGTGATCAATGACTGGAGGAAGTACAAGCAGCTTGAGGTGGAGCAGAAACAAGAGCAGAAGAAGGAGATGGAAAGACTGATCAAGAAGCTGTCGATGACATGCCGCTCTAACCTTGACCAGGAAAAGGACCAAGAGAAACAGAAGGCACTTCAGGAAAAAATCCAAGGCAAA ATGACCATGCAGGAGTACAACATGCTTCAggaagaagaggatgatgaAGAATTCCTCCAGCATTACCGCATGCAGCGCATCGAAGAGATGCGGCGCCAGCTGTGCCGCGGCAAGCGTTTTGAGCAGGTCTACGAGCTAAACAGTGGGGAGGAGTTCTTAGAGGCTTTAGACAAAGAGGACAAAAGCACCCTGGTCATGATCCACATCTACGAGCCGGACGTCCCGGGCTGCGAGGCCATGAGCGGCAGCCTGATGTGTCTAGCTCAGGAATACCCGCTGGTCAAGTTCTGCAGCGTGCGCAGCTCAGCCATCAGCACCAGCGCACTGTTCAGAGACAGCGCTCTGCCTGCTCTGCTCGTTTACAAAGCCGGGGACCTGATCGGCAACTTTGTGCGGCTCACAGATCAGCTCGGGGAAGACTTCTTTGCCGTAGACCTGGAGGCCCTGCTGCGGGAGTACGGCTTGCTGCCCGAAAAGCCTCCCGTCATCCCAAAGATGGTTCGCAACGGAGCCATCATACAGAGCACTGTGAGCGACGAGGACTCTGACCTTGATATAGACTAG
- the LOC143412436 gene encoding uncharacterized protein LOC143412436: MRTLRLLLVTLTLLVLESQGFELQDTIHALIEENIHLHDQLENLTKALRELKRMLWLHSNDPDHHHEHHDEDVQHLWDEWSEHGISAETHLLLENTFCGHGLHGSAAPLHGHGAHLIRLLMLLQLLLIMMRCL; the protein is encoded by the exons ATGAGGACACTAAGGCTTTTGCTGGTAACCCTGACGCTGCTGGTGCTGGAAAGTCAGGGTTTTGAACTGCAGGATACGATCCATGCGCTGATAGAGGAGAACATCCACCTCCATGACCAGCTGGAGAACCTCACCAAGGCCCTCAGAGAGCTCAAACGGATGCTGTGGCTTCACTCAAATG ACCCAGATCATCACCATGAACATCATGATGAAGATGTCCAGCATCTGTGGGACGAATGGTCAGAACATG gtatcagtgcagAAACCCACCTCCTGCTGGAAAACACCTTTTGTGGGCATGGCCTGCATGGCTCAGCAGCTCCTCTCCACGGTCACGGAGCACACCTCATACGCctgctgatgctgctgcagctgctgctgataaTGATGAGATGCTTGTAG
- the rpl28 gene encoding large ribosomal subunit protein eL28 isoform X2, producing MSSHLQWMVIRNCSSFLIKRNGQTYSTEPNNLKARNSFRFNGLVHKKTVGVQPAADGKGVVVVLKKRAGQNKPANSYVKVTINKNSRATLNSLRHIIRKNKYRKDLRMAALRRASAILKSQKPVVVKKKRTRAAKTA from the exons ATGTCGTCCCATTTGCAGTGGATGGTCATCAGGAACTGCTCCAGCTTCCTCATCAAGAGGAACGGACAGACCTACAGCACT GAGCCCAACAACCTGAAGGCCAGGAACTCTTTCCGCTTCAATGGGTTGGTGCACAAGAAGACTGTAGGTGTGCAGCCTGCAGCCGACGGCAAGGGTGTCGTCGTGGTGCTGAAGAAGCGTGCAG GCCAGAACAAACCTGCCAACTCCTATGTCAAGGTCACCATCAACAAGAATTCCCGTGCCACCCTCAACAGCTTGAGGCACATCATTCGCAAGAACAAATACAGGAAGGACCTGCGTATG GCTGCCCTGCGTCGTGCCAGCGCTATCCTGAAGAGCCAGAAGCCTGTTGTGGTCAAAAAGAAGCGCACCAGGGCTGCCAAGACCGCATAA
- the rpl28 gene encoding large ribosomal subunit protein eL28 isoform X1, whose product MFTMSSHLQWMVIRNCSSFLIKRNGQTYSTEPNNLKARNSFRFNGLVHKKTVGVQPAADGKGVVVVLKKRAGQNKPANSYVKVTINKNSRATLNSLRHIIRKNKYRKDLRMAALRRASAILKSQKPVVVKKKRTRAAKTA is encoded by the exons GTTCACCATGTCGTCCCATTTGCAGTGGATGGTCATCAGGAACTGCTCCAGCTTCCTCATCAAGAGGAACGGACAGACCTACAGCACT GAGCCCAACAACCTGAAGGCCAGGAACTCTTTCCGCTTCAATGGGTTGGTGCACAAGAAGACTGTAGGTGTGCAGCCTGCAGCCGACGGCAAGGGTGTCGTCGTGGTGCTGAAGAAGCGTGCAG GCCAGAACAAACCTGCCAACTCCTATGTCAAGGTCACCATCAACAAGAATTCCCGTGCCACCCTCAACAGCTTGAGGCACATCATTCGCAAGAACAAATACAGGAAGGACCTGCGTATG GCTGCCCTGCGTCGTGCCAGCGCTATCCTGAAGAGCCAGAAGCCTGTTGTGGTCAAAAAGAAGCGCACCAGGGCTGCCAAGACCGCATAA